One window of Fundidesulfovibrio putealis DSM 16056 genomic DNA carries:
- a CDS encoding TVP38/TMEM64 family protein, with protein sequence MKAKTAWILALVGLGAVLWQWAAHAQEILAFAQAWAGASKGFVRENQIACWLGILALGAVAINCPLPLAALVKVLSGYFFGTPWGFALNVALSCAGGLIGFVAVRHLFYHALYSRFSRQLARANLEIARNGFWFVLSARLIMATPFFMVNVLAGLSCIRKRKFLLGTFLGVLPSSAIYAVSGSRLETFRSLSDLADPQFALALALLGAAATLPALVRRTKAKRP encoded by the coding sequence ATGAAAGCCAAAACGGCCTGGATTCTGGCCCTTGTCGGGCTCGGGGCCGTGTTGTGGCAGTGGGCGGCCCACGCCCAGGAGATACTGGCCTTCGCCCAGGCCTGGGCCGGGGCCTCCAAGGGATTCGTCAGGGAGAACCAGATCGCCTGCTGGCTGGGAATCCTGGCCCTGGGGGCGGTGGCCATCAACTGCCCGCTGCCGCTGGCCGCCCTGGTCAAGGTGCTCTCGGGGTATTTCTTCGGCACGCCCTGGGGCTTCGCGCTTAACGTCGCCTTGTCCTGCGCCGGAGGGCTCATCGGCTTCGTCGCCGTGCGCCACCTCTTCTACCATGCCCTCTATTCCCGCTTCAGCCGCCAGTTGGCCAGGGCCAACCTGGAGATCGCCCGCAACGGCTTCTGGTTCGTGCTCTCGGCCCGGCTCATCATGGCCACGCCCTTCTTCATGGTGAACGTGCTGGCCGGGCTCTCCTGCATCCGCAAGCGCAAGTTCCTGCTGGGCACCTTCCTCGGGGTGCTGCCCAGCTCAGCGATCTACGCCGTGTCCGGCAGCAGGCTGGAGACCTTCCGGTCGCTCTCGGACCTGGCCGACCCGCAGTTCGCCCTGGCTTTGGCTCTTCTTGGCGCAGCGGCCACGCTTCCCGCGCTTGTGCGGCGCACAAAAGCAAAGCGACCCTAG
- the rpsO gene encoding 30S ribosomal protein S15, with translation MVMMASDKLKVIDEYKTHEGDTGSPEVQVALLTSRIIYLTEHFKTHAKDYHSRTGLLKLVGQRRKLLNYLKGKDVNRYRTLIARLGIRK, from the coding sequence GTGGTCATGATGGCTAGCGACAAGCTCAAAGTGATTGACGAGTACAAGACCCACGAGGGAGACACCGGCTCCCCTGAGGTCCAGGTGGCGCTGCTGACCAGCCGCATCATCTACCTGACCGAACACTTCAAGACCCACGCGAAGGACTACCACTCCCGCACCGGCCTGCTCAAGCTGGTCGGCCAGCGCAGGAAGCTCCTGAACTACTTGAAGGGCAAGGACGTCAACCGTTACCGCACGCTGATTGCGCGTCTCGGCATCCGCAAGTAA
- a CDS encoding DHH family phosphoesterase, whose translation MASPMHDILRAIQAGSRFLVATHVSPDGDAIGSIAAMGHMLQSLGKDVVLYNASGLPEHFSWVNMPAPVLTELPSLSGFDAIIALDCGDDRRGGKALQDAMAAHRTFVIDHHLSNPKWGELNWVEVDRSSTGEMIATMALELGLPLSGPLGEAIYLCLVTDTGHFSFENTSPRCMEMAATIIRQGINLARINELIQNQWSLARFKLWGEVLGGLTLHFDGQLGVIRITTEQLSRLGATSADSEGLTNFVLRIKGCKMAQSLREDADGSLKLSLRSVSDVNIQPVAAAFGGGGHKCAAGANLQGTFDEVEPRLIEALGKILGF comes from the coding sequence ATGGCCAGCCCCATGCATGATATCCTGCGCGCCATCCAGGCCGGTTCGCGCTTCCTGGTGGCCACGCACGTCAGCCCTGACGGCGACGCCATCGGCTCCATCGCGGCCATGGGGCACATGCTGCAAAGCCTGGGCAAGGACGTCGTGCTGTACAACGCCTCCGGCCTGCCCGAGCATTTCTCCTGGGTGAACATGCCCGCGCCCGTCCTCACGGAACTGCCGTCGCTTTCCGGCTTCGACGCCATCATCGCCCTGGACTGCGGGGATGACCGGCGCGGCGGCAAGGCCCTGCAGGACGCCATGGCCGCGCACCGCACCTTCGTCATCGACCACCACCTCTCCAACCCTAAATGGGGCGAGCTCAACTGGGTGGAAGTGGACCGCTCCTCCACGGGCGAGATGATTGCCACCATGGCCCTGGAGCTGGGCCTGCCCCTGTCCGGGCCGCTCGGCGAGGCCATCTACCTGTGCCTGGTGACCGACACCGGCCACTTCTCCTTCGAGAACACCAGCCCCCGCTGCATGGAGATGGCTGCGACCATCATCCGCCAGGGGATCAACCTGGCCAGGATCAACGAGCTGATCCAGAACCAGTGGTCGCTGGCGCGCTTCAAGCTCTGGGGTGAAGTTCTTGGCGGCCTGACCCTTCATTTCGATGGACAGCTGGGTGTGATTCGCATAACCACCGAACAGCTCTCCCGTCTGGGGGCCACCAGTGCCGACAGCGAGGGCCTGACCAACTTCGTGCTGCGCATCAAGGGCTGCAAGATGGCCCAGTCCCTGCGCGAGGATGCCGATGGTTCGCTGAAGCTCAGCCTGCGCTCCGTTTCGGATGTGAACATCCAGCCCGTGGCTGCCGCGTTCGGCGGCGGCGGGCACAAGTGCGCGGCTGGCGCCAACCTTCAGGGAACGTTCGACGAAGTCGAGCCGCGCCTGATCGAGGCTTTGGGGAAGATCCTTGGTTTCTGA
- the truB gene encoding tRNA pseudouridine(55) synthase TruB, with product MVSDPDGDAPQAPEIQAETPAGSRPARPAKADRADRPARPPQMHGVLVLDKPNGPTSADCLRDIKYQLGQKKIGHAGTLDPMATGVLVVLLGEATKLAGFLTEGQKIYSGRLRLGQNTDTFDAEGTVTSEAPWEHLAPETVREAAMAWTEMTTQDIPPYSAVKVNGQPLYKKARRGEEVPVITKPLTVFDAEVLSMELPHMHFRVRVSPGSYVRSLVHSLGTRLGCGAHLTELIREYSHPFGLADAIPLDQLLAEPERLAQRVIPLEKALPHWPTLVLTPEQAKMVRDGKALPVSEIPGPQTRAILANADGLPVALAEPQDRDGARRWVILRGLNPAG from the coding sequence TTGGTTTCTGATCCCGACGGCGACGCGCCGCAGGCTCCGGAAATCCAGGCTGAGACCCCGGCTGGCTCCCGCCCTGCCCGGCCTGCCAAAGCAGACAGGGCAGACAGGCCTGCCCGGCCGCCGCAGATGCATGGCGTCCTGGTGCTTGACAAGCCCAACGGGCCTACGTCCGCCGATTGCCTGCGTGACATAAAGTACCAGCTGGGGCAGAAGAAGATCGGCCACGCAGGGACCCTCGACCCAATGGCCACCGGCGTGCTGGTGGTGCTCCTGGGCGAAGCCACCAAGCTGGCCGGGTTCCTGACGGAAGGGCAGAAGATTTATTCGGGCCGCCTGCGCCTGGGACAGAACACCGACACCTTCGACGCCGAAGGCACGGTGACGTCCGAGGCCCCCTGGGAGCATCTGGCTCCCGAGACGGTCCGCGAAGCGGCGATGGCCTGGACGGAAATGACCACCCAGGACATCCCGCCCTATTCGGCGGTGAAGGTGAACGGGCAGCCTCTGTACAAGAAGGCGCGCCGGGGCGAGGAAGTCCCGGTCATCACCAAACCGCTCACGGTTTTCGATGCGGAAGTGCTCTCCATGGAGCTGCCGCACATGCATTTCCGGGTGAGAGTGAGTCCCGGCTCCTATGTACGCTCCCTGGTCCACAGCCTGGGGACGCGACTTGGGTGCGGGGCTCACCTGACTGAACTCATCCGGGAGTACAGCCATCCCTTCGGACTCGCCGATGCCATCCCCCTGGATCAGCTTCTGGCAGAACCCGAACGGCTGGCCCAACGAGTGATCCCGCTGGAAAAGGCCCTGCCTCATTGGCCCACGCTTGTTCTGACACCGGAGCAGGCAAAGATGGTCAGGGACGGAAAGGCCCTTCCCGTGTCGGAGATCCCCGGACCGCAGACGCGAGCCATTCTCGCCAATGCGGACGGCCTGCCCGTGGCCCTGGCCGAACCCCAGGACCGGGATGGCGCGAGGCGCTGGGTGATTCTGCGCGGCTTGAACCCCGCCGGATGA
- the rbfA gene encoding 30S ribosome-binding factor RbfA, giving the protein MKTTKEGPSRRSIRMSDQIMRELALMLIEEMQDPRLDLVTISGVRLNSDMSVATVLFTMHGDADRIKAAKDALYQAKGFLRSNLGRRVKSKFVPDLRFEHDEFLETMVYGQPHA; this is encoded by the coding sequence ATGAAGACTACAAAAGAAGGCCCCAGCCGCCGCTCCATCCGCATGTCCGACCAGATCATGCGCGAACTGGCTCTTATGCTCATTGAGGAAATGCAGGACCCGCGTCTGGACCTTGTGACCATCAGCGGCGTCCGCCTCAATTCCGACATGTCCGTGGCCACGGTGCTGTTCACCATGCACGGCGATGCCGACCGCATCAAGGCCGCCAAGGACGCGCTGTATCAAGCCAAGGGTTTCCTGCGCTCCAACCTGGGCCGCCGGGTCAAGTCCAAGTTTGTGCCCGACCTGCGTTTCGAGCATGACGAATTTCTGGAGACCATGGTTTATGGCCAGCCCCATGCATGA
- the pnp gene encoding polyribonucleotide nucleotidyltransferase — protein sequence MGLLDKTIRVERTIGTNPIIMETGRLANQADGAVWVQSGGTVVLVTVCSQALEFDKGFFPLTVEYREMSYAAGRIPGSYFRREIGRPSEREVLTCRLIDRPHRPLFPKGYRDEVQIIATVLSSDGVNDADILAVTGASAALHISSIPFMGPIAGARVGYIGGQFVLNPSITELKDVSTLNLAFAATRDAVVMVEGGGLFVSEDMLADALDWGHKQISGLIDMQEELREKAGKPKSVFTPPVENVELKALVQTTVEADIKGAMCIVEKMPRRDARKALKLRAVEAAKAAYPDEPTIGAKAAEIFEALEKKTMRAYIKETGTRIDCRDTKTVRPIEIEVGVLPRTHGSCLFARGETKALCVATLGSTGDEQRIETLAGETSKRFMLHYNFPPYCVGEVKPVRGPSRRDIGHGALAERSILPVLPQPGEFPFTLRVVSEVMESNGSSSMASVCGASLALMDAGAPIKAAVAGIAMGLIKENDEYLVLTDILGDEDAMGDMDFKVAGTAEGITGIQMDIKITGIPQEVMRRALHQARDARLGILAKMNDVISSPRTELSPYAPQLTVVEINPEKIREVIGPGGKTIKAITAATGASIDIDDSGKISIFAPTQDAMERAKEMVLFYDQKADVGRNYQGKVKKIIDCGAVVEILPGLEGLVHVSQLDIARVENVTDAVAMGQDLEVKVIAVEPNGRVRLSRKAVLLEEQGETIDLNDFAAPSRPRGDRPGGDRDRGRGGDRGGRGGDRGGRR from the coding sequence ATGGGTCTTCTCGACAAAACCATCCGCGTGGAACGCACCATCGGAACAAATCCCATCATCATGGAGACCGGACGTCTGGCCAACCAGGCCGACGGCGCGGTCTGGGTACAGAGCGGCGGCACCGTCGTTCTGGTCACCGTCTGCTCCCAGGCCCTGGAATTCGACAAGGGATTCTTCCCCCTCACCGTCGAATACCGTGAGATGTCCTACGCCGCTGGCCGCATCCCCGGCAGCTACTTCCGCCGCGAAATCGGCCGCCCCTCCGAACGCGAGGTGCTCACCTGCCGCCTGATCGACCGCCCCCACCGCCCGCTCTTCCCCAAGGGCTACCGCGACGAGGTGCAGATCATCGCCACCGTGCTCTCCTCCGACGGAGTGAACGACGCCGACATCCTGGCCGTCACCGGCGCGTCCGCCGCGCTGCACATTTCCAGCATCCCCTTCATGGGCCCCATCGCCGGTGCGCGCGTGGGCTACATCGGCGGACAGTTCGTGCTGAACCCGTCCATCACCGAGCTGAAGGACGTCTCCACCCTGAACCTGGCCTTCGCCGCCACGCGCGACGCCGTGGTCATGGTTGAAGGCGGCGGCCTCTTCGTCTCCGAGGACATGCTGGCCGACGCCCTGGATTGGGGCCACAAGCAGATCTCCGGCCTCATCGACATGCAGGAAGAGCTGCGCGAGAAGGCCGGCAAGCCCAAGTCCGTGTTCACCCCGCCCGTGGAGAACGTGGAACTCAAGGCCCTGGTTCAGACCACCGTTGAGGCCGACATCAAGGGCGCCATGTGCATCGTCGAGAAGATGCCCCGCCGCGACGCCCGCAAGGCCCTGAAGCTGCGCGCCGTCGAGGCCGCCAAGGCCGCCTACCCCGACGAGCCCACCATCGGCGCCAAGGCCGCCGAGATCTTCGAGGCCCTGGAAAAGAAGACCATGCGCGCCTACATCAAGGAAACCGGCACCCGCATCGACTGCCGCGACACCAAGACCGTGCGCCCCATCGAGATCGAAGTGGGCGTGCTGCCCCGCACCCACGGCTCCTGCCTGTTCGCGCGCGGCGAGACCAAGGCCCTGTGCGTGGCCACCCTGGGCTCCACCGGTGACGAGCAGCGCATCGAGACCCTGGCTGGCGAGACCTCCAAGCGCTTCATGCTGCACTACAACTTCCCCCCCTACTGCGTGGGCGAAGTCAAGCCCGTGCGCGGCCCGTCGCGTCGCGACATCGGCCACGGCGCGCTGGCCGAGCGCTCCATCCTGCCGGTCCTGCCCCAGCCGGGCGAGTTCCCCTTCACCCTGCGCGTGGTGTCGGAAGTGATGGAGTCCAACGGTTCGTCCTCCATGGCCTCGGTCTGCGGCGCTTCCCTTGCGCTGATGGACGCGGGCGCGCCCATCAAGGCCGCCGTGGCGGGCATCGCCATGGGCCTCATCAAGGAGAACGACGAGTACCTGGTGCTCACCGACATCCTGGGTGACGAAGACGCCATGGGCGACATGGACTTCAAGGTCGCCGGCACCGCCGAAGGCATCACCGGCATCCAGATGGACATCAAGATCACCGGCATCCCCCAGGAAGTCATGCGCCGCGCCCTGCATCAGGCCCGCGACGCCCGCCTTGGCATCCTGGCCAAGATGAACGACGTGATCTCCTCCCCCCGCACCGAGCTGTCGCCCTACGCGCCCCAGCTGACCGTGGTGGAAATCAACCCGGAAAAGATCCGCGAAGTGATCGGACCCGGAGGCAAGACCATCAAGGCCATCACCGCCGCCACCGGAGCCTCCATCGACATCGACGACTCCGGCAAGATCTCCATCTTCGCGCCCACCCAGGACGCCATGGAGCGCGCCAAGGAGATGGTCCTGTTCTACGACCAGAAGGCCGACGTGGGCCGCAACTACCAGGGCAAGGTCAAGAAGATCATCGACTGCGGCGCGGTCGTTGAAATTCTGCCCGGCCTGGAAGGCCTGGTGCACGTCTCCCAGCTGGACATCGCCCGCGTGGAGAACGTCACCGACGCCGTGGCCATGGGCCAGGACCTGGAAGTGAAGGTCATCGCCGTTGAGCCCAACGGCCGCGTGCGCCTGTCGCGCAAGGCCGTGCTGCTCGAGGAGCAGGGCGAGACCATCGACCTGAACGACTTCGCGGCCCCCTCGCGCCCGCGCGGCGACCGTCCCGGCGGAGACCGTGACCGTGGTCGCGGCGGCGACCGTGGCGGACGCGGCGGCGATCGCGGCGGACGCCGCTAG
- a CDS encoding SDR family NAD(P)-dependent oxidoreductase, translating to MQIKDKTFIITGASMGLGRALAEALAVLGARLVLNARGADELEAAWQSCDMVGAQAVAVPGDVSLTATAGRLVEQALHLGDFAGFVHCAGVLRPGPLVREISEHDFQEVVSSNLKGAWQMIRHCVPALVPRGSGLAVFIGSAAASVAQPGIGSYCAAKAAEEHLCRQLAAEEPWLTTFVYRPGLVDTRMQDEARKAEGGGAESLRALFRPWKERGHLIMPEQSAMGLIRLLMQDGEGLSGKTFDVRDKF from the coding sequence ATGCAAATTAAAGACAAGACCTTCATCATCACCGGCGCATCCATGGGCCTTGGGCGCGCCCTGGCTGAGGCCCTGGCCGTGCTTGGCGCCAGACTGGTTCTGAACGCGCGCGGCGCGGATGAACTGGAGGCCGCCTGGCAGTCCTGCGACATGGTGGGAGCACAAGCCGTGGCCGTTCCCGGGGACGTCTCCCTGACCGCCACGGCTGGCAGGCTCGTGGAGCAGGCCCTGCACCTGGGCGACTTTGCGGGGTTCGTCCACTGCGCCGGTGTGCTTCGTCCTGGTCCGCTGGTGCGAGAAATCAGCGAACACGATTTCCAGGAGGTCGTGTCCTCCAACCTGAAAGGCGCGTGGCAGATGATCCGCCACTGCGTCCCCGCCCTCGTGCCGCGCGGCTCCGGTCTGGCCGTGTTCATCGGCTCCGCCGCCGCGTCGGTCGCCCAGCCGGGCATCGGCTCGTACTGCGCGGCCAAGGCCGCCGAGGAGCACCTCTGCCGCCAGCTTGCCGCCGAGGAGCCCTGGCTGACCACTTTCGTCTACCGCCCTGGACTGGTGGATACCCGCATGCAGGACGAAGCCCGCAAGGCCGAAGGCGGCGGGGCCGAATCGCTGCGCGCGCTGTTTCGCCCCTGGAAGGAGCGCGGCCACCTCATCATGCCCGAACAGTCCGCCATGGGGCTCATCCGCCTGCTGATGCAGGATGGGGAGGGGCTCTCCGGCAAGACCTTCGACGTGCGCGACAAGTTCTAA